The genomic segment AGACAATCTGCTGCTTCGCTGGCGGAGCCTCTTCAAGAGATATACAGGCCTCACCGTTTAGCTCGCGCACGGTTCGCTCCAGCACCACAGTAAAGTTCTGGCGTACAAAGGCAGGGTTCATGCGCGCCAGCTGCAAAGCGGTTGTCACACCGAACGTATTCAGCTTTTTACCGATGCGGCGCCCGACGCCCCAGATTTCTTCTACTGGTTGCAGAGAAAGTAACTTTTCTGTCCGCCGAAGATTACCGGTGGTCAGGGCCAGCACGCCCCCAAATTGTGGCCATTCTTTTGAGGCCCACTGTGCAGACTTGGCCAGCGTTTTTGTTGGGCCCATTCCGACACCGATCGTCAGTCCGGTTCCGCTTAAGACGTGCTCACGCAGCTGCCTGCCGAACGTTTCATAATCCGTACACCCATCAATGCCACGGATATCCAGAAACATTTCGTCAATCGAATATTGCTCCACGCGTGGCGCCAGCTCTTCCAAATGTGCCATGACCCGATTGCTCATGCTGGCGTAAAGCTCGTAGTTACTGGAAAAGGTGATTACGGGCTCAGGGAACTGCATTGCTTTCAGCTGGAACCAGGGGACACCCATCTTGATGCCCAGCTGCTTTGCTTCTTTCGAGCGTGCGATCACGCAGCCATCGTTGTTGCTCAAGACGACGACAGGTTTATTTCTCAGGTCTGGGCGAAAAACTTTCTCACAGCTTGCGTAGAAGCTGTTCACGTCAGCCAGGGCAAACATCAGTCCCGCCCCCGGGTTTTGTGGATAAAAGCCGTCACGACCCCAAAAATCTGGAGATTATCGGGATCGGGCCAAAGGGTAGGGTAAGCGGGATTCATCGCCTGTAGTCCTGGCCGGGATGTCAGTAGCAATTTTTTAACCGTGAACTCGCCGTCGATTTCGGCTATGACGATGTCGCCGTGCTGTGGCCGTTCGGCCTTGTCCACAATGAGCAGATCGCCGCTGTGCAGGCCAATGTCTCGCATTGAGTTGCCTATGGCCCGGACAAAGTAGGTGGAACTGCGCCGCTGGATGCAATATTCATTCAGGTCCAGCTCGGACTCCGTATAGTCGGATGCCGGGCTGGGAAAGCCGCAGGGTACCGTGTCCGCGAACAATGGAATCTGCAAAATTTCCGGCTCTTGAGACGCTTTTATAAACTGGATGGATGTCATAGCTCTTACCTATTTACTGTATAAATATACAGTTATTATTTTAAGAAATTTCGCTTTCTGCAAGTGCTCTCATCGAGTGTTTATTCAATCCGCTGTTTCCTATGTGAAAAAAGTCAGGTCTGGGTTTTTGACTTATCGCTGTGTCATTTAATTATACTTCTCATATTTATCTCAAATACTTCTCTTTATACTTGCCGGTGGGCAGGTAACGCGTATAATCTGTAAATAATTCTCATATTTATCTCATAAAGTTCTCTAAATGCGCTTTAATTTATCTCAGGAGGCGAGCATGAAAATCTATATCGATGACGGATCAACAAACATTAAATTGCAATGGATCGATGGTGGAGAGGTTAAACAATCAATCAGCCCAAACAGCTTTAAGCGTGAGTGGGCGGTGGCGTTTGGAGGTCAGCAGGCTTACAACTACATGCTGAATGGAGAGCAGTATTCATTTGACGCGATTAGCCCTGAGGCTGTGGTAACGACGAATGTGGCCTGGCAGTACAGTGATGTGAACGTGGTGGCAGTTCACCATGCGCTGCTGTGTACCGGCATTCCGCCTCAGGACGTCAGTATCGTGGTTACATTGCCGCTGGCTGAGTACTACAACAAAAACAACCAGCCGAACGAAGACAACATCCGTCGCAAAAAGGATAACCTGATGCGCGCCGTGGAACTCAATGGCGGCAAAACGTTCAATATTTGCAGCGTTGAGGTTATGCCTGAGTCCATTCCGGCAGGATTTGATGTAGTGAAGGATCTCAAGGAGCTGGACTCACTCCTGATCATCGATTTAGGGGGAACAACTCTGGATGTCTCGCAGGTTATGGGCAAGATGCGCGGGATTTCCCGAATCTTCGGTGATTCTTCTCTTGGCGTATCCCTGATGACCAGTGCTGTCAAAGATGCGCTGTCTGTGGCCAGAACGAAGGGAAGCAGTTATCTCGCTGATGACATCATCATTCATCGTAATGATGAAGCCTACCTGGCATCGAGGATCAATGACACCTCCTGTGTGGCGCTGGTTCGTGAGGCGATGAATGACGCACATGGTCGTCTTGTTAACCGGGTTATTGAAGCCGTCAGCCGCTTTGAGGGATACTCACATGTTATGGTCATCGGCGGTGGAGCTGAACTCATTGCTGATGCTGTCAGGGATCACTGTGCGGTCAGGGAAGAGCGTTTCTATAAAACTGACTCATCTCAGTTTGACCTCGTTAACGGCATGTACCTCATCGGATAATCACTATGGATACGCGACGCAAAATAATGTTTTACCTGAATCCCGAAACTAATGAAGCTGACCGTTTCGTCTGCCAGAAGACTGACGAAACGCCTCAGGGAGAAAGGGGACGTTTGTGGCGCGCCGCGCTACTGACCGGTTTTGCCTTCGGTAAGCAGGACGAAAGGTTGCCTTATCTGTTCAGTGAGCTGTTAAATGATGGCACCTCTTTTGACGATCTTCTGCAGCTGCTGCGCGCGGTTTATCCGCGAGAGGTTGATGCTTTGCTACAGGGCCAGAGCAGGGGAGTGAGTGAAAGCGCCCCGGCATCCAGGACTGTAGCAGCCACAACCGTCGATGAGGAAACCCGAAATAATGCTCGCCAGATGTTTGGAGGCCCGTCAAATGACTGATCTAAAGGAACATGGTCGTCTGATTCGCCAGTTTTTGAAGGCTGCCAGGGAGCTGCAGGCTCTGGGGCTGGTAGAGGATGCGGAAAATAAAACACTGGCCAGTATCCAGCATGAGCTGGTCAGTCGTTCCACTCCTGGCGCGGGCTATAAGCAAGAATATCCTCGTCACGGTGCCCGCTGGGAGGAAGACGAAAAGCAGCAACTGATCGCGCGGGCCACAGCGGCTGATTTCGATGTTAATGCTTTTGCCCGGGAGTACCAGCGTCGTCCGGAATCAGTTATCACCTGCATGACTCGTCTGGGCCTCATCGATAAGAATCACAACGCTCACTAACCTTCCCGAATCCGGCTGGCGGTAATCACACTGCCAGCAGTTCTGTCCATTCCTGTCTCTTCACATTCTGCTGTTCTCCCCCACACCGCTTAACCGTCGCACCGAGCCGGAAAAATTCAAGCCGCCAGCTGCGGCGCCCGTTCGCATTCCTTCCCTCTGGTCAGTCTTTTGCGCTGCGGCCTTGCATCCGGAGCTGGATTTTTTCCAGCTGGCACGTTGCGTCGTGTGCGGTATGGCGGGAGCACACCGCAGACCGCCGGAAAGGAAGGAACGCCAGAATGACGCAATTAACTCTGGAGATGGCATTACCTGAAGCAACTCCCTGTAAACCAGCGCATACCGGGCAAAACGGTTACGACCATTACCACCGGGATTTTGTTCGCCTGTTTAGCGACATCGCGCGCTACCATCACCGGCATGAAGTGTTCCGGGATTTCGTTGAGATGGCATCGATCGCTGTCCAGAATGCCTTTCTTCGCTCGCCGGAACTGGAACAAGAATATCTGACTATTGCGGGCCGTTATCAGCCTGATGATGTGAAACGTATGGCACACCTGCTGGCATGCCTCACCGGCGCGCTGGAGTGTCAGCCCGGTGATTTTCTTGGGCAGATCTTTATGGATCTGGAGATCGGCTCTGCGCATATGGGCCAGTTTTTCACTCCTTATCACCTTTCCCAGTTGATGGCTCGTCTTACCGCCAGCAATGCGCGCGAGCAACTGAAGCACAAACCGTTTATCACATTACATGAACCCGCTGCCGGCGCCGGTAGCATGGTGATTGCTTTTGCAGAGGTGATGGCAGAGCAGGGCATTAACTATCAGGACAAACTCTTTGTCAGCTGCATGGATATTGACCCGGTGGCAGCGCATATGTGTTACCTGCAGCTGTCCTACCTGGGTATCCCCGCCGAAGTCGTGATCGGCAACTCTCTGACCCTTGATGTTCGTCGGACTTACCGGACGCCTCTATGGTACGTCGGGGGCTGGCAGGAACGGCTGGGAACGACTGATGCTATCGATTCTCTGCGCCGGTTTCTCCGGGGATGATGGAAGGCCGGGGGCTTCCAGGGGGCGATGCCCCCGGCACACCCGGCCGGATAAGGATGCCCGCCTCGGCGGGCCTGTACCGAAAAAAGCACTTCCGGTGTCCTCCAACCTGGCGCTCGTTATCTCCTGCCATCGCTTAAACGGTTGCACCGTGCCGTCAAAATTCAAGCCGCCGTCTGCGGCACCCGTTCGCACTCCTTCCCGTTGGTCAGTCGCTTGCGCTGCGGCTTTGCATCCGGGGCATGACTTTTGCCCGATGGCCCGTTGCCTCCCGTCGCTCATGGCGGGAGACAACGACCCCCTTCGAAAGGAGGAACGCCAGAAGGAAGTTATTTTCGGACCATTACGCGAAGGAGAATGTTATGAACGATCGTCAGGTAGTGCAAAACCTGCTGCAGGCAATGACAGATAAGCTGCTGATTTCATCCCCTGAGTTCGCCGCTACGCTGGCGCACTTTAATATCATCACAACGTATCAGGGCGTAAAAGGCGATCTGGATTGGGCGGGCCTGTGTGGCCGTGAAGCCAGTTTTTACGTGGACGTCTTCAGCGCCTCATATCCAAAAGGTCAGCGCTATGAGTTCCACTGCCCGGGTGACGCAGAAGCCTTCGCTGCCGGCGCGCGTGATGGGGAGGTCATCCAGTGAGCCTGTATACCCTTCTGACGGCGGCCCGGGGCCGCCAGTGTTATCCGCCCCGGTACACCGGTGCGCGGCTGGCTACCGCGCCAGCACCTCACGACCCTGGCGGCGAATGTCCGCAGAACCATCGA from the Serratia fonticola genome contains:
- a CDS encoding Y-family DNA polymerase, whose amino-acid sequence is MFALADVNSFYASCEKVFRPDLRNKPVVVLSNNDGCVIARSKEAKQLGIKMGVPWFQLKAMQFPEPVITFSSNYELYASMSNRVMAHLEELAPRVEQYSIDEMFLDIRGIDGCTDYETFGRQLREHVLSGTGLTIGVGMGPTKTLAKSAQWASKEWPQFGGVLALTTGNLRRTEKLLSLQPVEEIWGVGRRIGKKLNTFGVTTALQLARMNPAFVRQNFTVVLERTVRELNGEACISLEEAPPAKQQIVCSRSFGERITTYEALRQAICQYAERAAEKLRGEHQFCRHISVFIKTSPFAINEAYYGNMACEKLLLPTRDTRDIISAAVKALDRIWLDGHRYAKAGVMLNDFTPCGVSQLNLFDEVQPWEHSDALMKVLDGINNSGKGKVWFAGRGIAPEWLMKREMLSPAYTTRWKDIPNARIR
- the umuD gene encoding translesion error-prone DNA polymerase V autoproteolytic subunit produces the protein MQFIKASQEPEILQIPLFADTVPCGFPSPASDYTESELDLNEYCIQRRSSTYFVRAIGNSMRDIGLHSGDLLIVDKAERPQHGDIVIAEIDGEFTVKKLLLTSRPGLQAMNPAYPTLWPDPDNLQIFGVVTAFIHKTRGRD
- a CDS encoding plasmid segregation protein ParM; the protein is MKIYIDDGSTNIKLQWIDGGEVKQSISPNSFKREWAVAFGGQQAYNYMLNGEQYSFDAISPEAVVTTNVAWQYSDVNVVAVHHALLCTGIPPQDVSIVVTLPLAEYYNKNNQPNEDNIRRKKDNLMRAVELNGGKTFNICSVEVMPESIPAGFDVVKDLKELDSLLIIDLGGTTLDVSQVMGKMRGISRIFGDSSLGVSLMTSAVKDALSVARTKGSSYLADDIIIHRNDEAYLASRINDTSCVALVREAMNDAHGRLVNRVIEAVSRFEGYSHVMVIGGGAELIADAVRDHCAVREERFYKTDSSQFDLVNGMYLIG
- a CDS encoding plasmid partitioning/stability family protein, whose product is MDTRRKIMFYLNPETNEADRFVCQKTDETPQGERGRLWRAALLTGFAFGKQDERLPYLFSELLNDGTSFDDLLQLLRAVYPREVDALLQGQSRGVSESAPASRTVAATTVDEETRNNARQMFGGPSND
- a CDS encoding SAM-dependent methyltransferase; translated protein: MTQLTLEMALPEATPCKPAHTGQNGYDHYHRDFVRLFSDIARYHHRHEVFRDFVEMASIAVQNAFLRSPELEQEYLTIAGRYQPDDVKRMAHLLACLTGALECQPGDFLGQIFMDLEIGSAHMGQFFTPYHLSQLMARLTASNAREQLKHKPFITLHEPAAGAGSMVIAFAEVMAEQGINYQDKLFVSCMDIDPVAAHMCYLQLSYLGIPAEVVIGNSLTLDVRRTYRTPLWYVGGWQERLGTTDAIDSLRRFLRG